In Actinoplanes octamycinicus, the genomic window GTGGATCGGCACCTTGAACCGGCGCGCGTACTCCACGCATCGCAACATCAGCACCTTCGCCCCGCCGGCGGCCAGCTCGAGCATCTCCTCGTAGGTGATCTTCTTGATGTGCTGGGCGTCCGGGACGATCCGCGGGTCGGCGGTGAAGACGCCGTCCACGTCGGTGTAGATCTCGCAGACGTCGGCGTGCAGCGCCGCCGCCAGCGCGACCGCGGTGGTGTCCGAGCCGCCGCGGCCGAGGGTGGTGATGTCCTTGGTGTCCTGCGACACGCCCTGGAAGCCGGCGACGATGGCGATGGCGCCCTCGTCCAGCGCGGTCCGCAGGCGGCCGGGGGTGACGTCGATGATCCGGGCCTTGCCGTGCGTCGAGGTGGTCAGCACGCCGGCCTGCGAGCCGGTGTAGGACCGGGCCTCGTAGCCCAGGTTGTGGATCGCCATGGCGAGCAGCGCCATCGAGATCCGCTCGCCGGAGGTGAGCAGCATGTCCAGCTCACGGCCGGGCGGCAACGGGCTCACCTGGTTGGCCAGGTCCATCAGCTCGTCGGTGGTGTCGCCCATCGCGGAGACGACCACGACCACGTCGTGCCCGGCTTTGCGGGCGGCCACGATGCGCTCGGCCACGCGCTTGATGCGCTCGGCGTTCGCCACCGACGAGCCACCGTATTTCTGCACGACAAGAGCCACGGCCAACCAATCCTCTCAGGGCAATCGCCACCACCCTAGCCGCGCGGGGCGGCGGCCTCGACAGACGATCCCAGAATCCGGCCGTTCCGGCGCGACACGCCGGGCCGCTGCGACCGGCGTGTCGCCTGCGGCGGGCGGTATGGGGCGAGAATGACGCCGTGCACCTTCCCTCCGGATCCGGACGCGGCCGGGCCGCGATCATCGCCGCCCTGCTGGCCCTCGGCCTGGCCGGGTGCGGCGGTGGCGGCACGCCGGACCCCGCGCCGCCGGCCTCCTCGGCGGCCACCCCGGCCGGCCCGGACGCCCGCACCCAGTTCGCCGGCCTGGCCGCCAGCGCGCTGGACCGGCGGTACGCCGCGCTCTACACGTTCACCGGCGACGACGGCGTCCCGCGCAACGTGGTCGCCAAGGTGGCCACCGACGGCAGCTGGCGGGTGGACATCGCGAACGGCGCGCTGGGCGGCACCGCGGACGTCTCGATCGTGCACAACATGAACGGCGTCTATCAGTGCTCGGTCTCGATGACCGGCGCCCCGATCAACGCCGGCTGCGTGCACGTGGCGGCCAAGGGCGAGAAGGTGCCGCGTCGCTACGACCCGCAGGTGCAGCGGTTGTTCCGGCAGTGGCTGACGGTCTTCACCGACCGGGACTCGGCGCTGTCGGTGGCCGCGGTGAAGCCGCTGGACGGCGCGCAGGGCGGCGCCTGCTACTCGGTCGACTCGACCTCCGCCTCGCTGGACGCGCCGGTCGACATCGGCGTCTACTGCTATGCGGGGGACGGGCTGCTGACCGCGGCCCGGGTCGGCTTCGGCACGCTGAAGCTGGTCAAGCAGGTCGGCGCGCCGGCCACCGTGGAGTTCCCGGGCCCGGAGGTGGGCGGCGAGCCGATGACGATGTCCGGGTCCGCGGGCGGGTCCGACCCGTCGGCCGGGCCGTCGGCGGCGGGCTGACCGGCCTTTCCCACGATCCGGTCGTTCGGATGGCCGCCCGGAAGTTGATCACGTAACGTGGTGGGCGACATGTGGCAGGTGATCCTCCTCCTTCGCTGCCGCGACGAGGCCCCATTCCAGGCCGGCACCTCGTCGCGGAGTTGATGCACGCCGCCTGCTCGACTTCATTGCGACAGGAGCAGTCACATGTCCCACCCCTTTGAGACGCAGCGTCCGAGCGCCATGCCGTTCCAGCGCTACGAGTCGTACCAGAAGCAGTTCTCCATCTCGCTGCCCGATCGGCAATGGCCGGCCCAGGTGGTGGCGAAAGCCCCTCGCTGGTGCGCGGTCGACCTGCGCGACGGCAACCAGGCGCTGATCGATCCGATGTCCCCGGAGCGCAAGCGGCGGATGTTCATGCTGCTGGTGAAGATGGGTTACAAGGAGATCGAGGTCGGCTTCCCGGCGGCCAGCCAGACCGACTTCGACTTCGTCCGCCAGCTGATCGAGCAGGACCTGATCCCGGACGACGTCACCATCCAGGTGCTGGTGCAGTGCCGCGAGCACCTGATCGACCGGACCTTCGAGTCGATCCGCGGCGCCAAGCGCGCCATCGTGCACTTCTACAACTCGACCTCGGTGCTCCAGCGCCGGGTGGTCTTCGGCCTGGACAAGGACGGGATCACCGACATCGCGACGCAGGGCGCCCGGCTCTGCCAGAAGTACGCGGAGATCCACACCCCGGACACCGAGATCTTCTACGAGTACTCGCCGGAGTCCTACACCGGCACCGAGCTGGAGTACGCGCTGGAGATCTGCTCCGCGGTGATCGACGTGATCGACCCCACCCCGGCCCGGCCGCTGATCATCAAC contains:
- a CDS encoding aspartate kinase; its protein translation is MALVVQKYGGSSVANAERIKRVAERIVAARKAGHDVVVVVSAMGDTTDELMDLANQVSPLPPGRELDMLLTSGERISMALLAMAIHNLGYEARSYTGSQAGVLTTSTHGKARIIDVTPGRLRTALDEGAIAIVAGFQGVSQDTKDITTLGRGGSDTTAVALAAALHADVCEIYTDVDGVFTADPRIVPDAQHIKKITYEEMLELAAGGAKVLMLRCVEYARRFKVPIHVRSSYSNKEGTLVTGSMEDPDVEQALITGVAHERSEAKITIVGVPDEPGSAGRIFETVAQAEINIDMIVQNISTEGTGRTDISFTLPKADGPTAMTALDKIKDQVKFKSLLFDDHVGKVSLIGAGMRSHPGVAASFFACIGEAGVNIEMISTSEIRVSVVCRDTDLDTAVRAVHDQFELGGSEEAVVYGGTGR